A section of the Luteolibacter flavescens genome encodes:
- a CDS encoding exo-beta-N-acetylmuramidase NamZ domain-containing protein, with product MFALTRLSLLLSLASVLQGAEFSEAGLAKIDDAISQAVTDAKTPGAVFRMERENAVYQHAYGDREIVPQRVPMTEDTVFDAASLTKVVATTSAVMKLLETGKLDVEAPASRYLPDFRGSGKEAITLRQLLTHTSGLRAGLPSGTWQGKEGALRAACAEPLPASPGTAYRYSDINFILLGLVVEQASGRALDDYCTKEIFQPLKMTDTGYRSLEPGDVSRIAPTTVTDGKPLRGVVHDPTARRMGGVAGHAGLFTTAADLGRFARMMLAGGELDGVRIFKPETVAAMTTVQSPPSLPRRGFGWDIDSPYAGPRGSVFPIGSYGHTGWTGTRLWIDPFSKTSTIFLSNRNHPDENGSVIALQRELGTLAARAVEGYDFAHVTGALPPDPATPPVAARAVERDAPVLNGIDVLKRDKFRQLRGMKVGLITNHTGIDRGRNSTIDLLHAAPDVKLVALFSPEHGIRGELDHAKIGDDVDKKTGLPVYSLYGERRTPAPAQLEGIDTLVFDVQDIGCRFYTYVSTMANCLELAGQRGLRFIVLDRVNPVGAAVEGPVLAMERSFVAAHEIPLRHGMTVGELARLIDAERNFGAKPGVIRCEGGSPLRWFDETALPWRDPSPNMRSVTAATLYPGVGLLEFCKVSVGRGTGTPFELLGAPYIDDMKLAAEMRKANLPGVTFVPVRFTPEASVFKDQECSGVRMVVTDRDAFRAADLGIALAATLHRLHPAELKLGEMKKLIGDPETLEAIRKGETLDVIRAVRDRGLPDFMKRRTPHLLYPRE from the coding sequence ATGTTCGCTTTGACCCGCCTTTCCCTGCTACTTTCGCTCGCCTCCGTATTGCAAGGTGCAGAGTTCTCCGAGGCGGGACTTGCAAAAATCGACGACGCGATCTCGCAGGCCGTGACGGATGCCAAAACTCCCGGCGCGGTCTTCCGGATGGAGCGCGAAAATGCGGTCTATCAGCACGCCTATGGAGACCGGGAGATCGTGCCGCAGCGAGTGCCTATGACGGAGGATACTGTCTTTGATGCAGCCTCACTGACGAAGGTGGTGGCGACGACTTCCGCGGTGATGAAGCTGTTAGAGACGGGCAAGCTGGACGTGGAGGCACCGGCAAGCCGTTACCTCCCCGATTTTCGCGGGAGCGGGAAGGAAGCGATCACGCTGCGGCAACTGCTCACGCACACCTCTGGCCTGCGCGCGGGACTGCCATCGGGAACCTGGCAGGGCAAAGAGGGCGCATTGCGGGCCGCTTGTGCCGAACCGCTGCCTGCCTCGCCGGGCACGGCGTATCGATACAGCGACATCAATTTCATCCTGCTCGGTCTGGTGGTGGAGCAGGCAAGCGGGCGCGCGCTGGACGACTACTGCACGAAGGAGATCTTCCAGCCACTGAAGATGACGGACACCGGTTACCGCTCGCTGGAGCCGGGCGACGTATCGCGCATCGCGCCGACAACCGTGACGGATGGCAAGCCCTTGCGCGGCGTGGTGCATGATCCCACGGCACGGCGGATGGGCGGCGTGGCCGGTCACGCAGGACTCTTCACCACGGCGGCGGATCTCGGACGATTCGCCCGCATGATGCTGGCAGGCGGCGAGCTCGATGGCGTGCGGATCTTCAAGCCTGAAACCGTCGCCGCGATGACTACCGTGCAGTCACCGCCGAGCCTGCCGCGCCGCGGATTTGGCTGGGACATCGACTCGCCCTACGCAGGGCCACGTGGAAGCGTCTTCCCCATCGGCAGCTACGGTCACACCGGGTGGACCGGCACGAGGCTGTGGATCGACCCGTTTTCAAAGACCTCCACAATCTTCCTCTCGAACCGCAATCACCCGGACGAAAACGGCAGCGTGATCGCCCTGCAACGCGAGTTGGGCACGCTGGCAGCGCGGGCGGTGGAGGGCTATGACTTCGCGCACGTGACAGGCGCGCTGCCGCCCGATCCCGCGACTCCGCCGGTGGCAGCCCGGGCCGTGGAAAGAGATGCGCCGGTGCTGAATGGCATCGACGTGCTGAAACGCGACAAGTTCCGCCAGCTTCGCGGGATGAAAGTGGGCCTGATCACGAACCACACAGGGATCGACCGGGGACGAAACTCGACCATCGACCTGCTCCACGCAGCACCGGATGTGAAGCTGGTGGCGCTCTTTTCGCCGGAGCACGGCATCCGCGGCGAGTTGGATCACGCGAAGATCGGCGATGACGTGGACAAGAAGACGGGGCTGCCGGTTTACAGCTTGTACGGGGAACGTCGTACTCCAGCACCAGCGCAGCTCGAGGGGATCGATACCCTGGTCTTCGACGTTCAGGACATCGGCTGCCGCTTCTACACCTATGTCTCCACGATGGCGAATTGCCTGGAGCTGGCGGGACAGCGCGGGCTGCGCTTCATCGTGCTCGATCGGGTGAATCCGGTGGGAGCCGCGGTGGAGGGCCCGGTGCTCGCCATGGAGCGAAGCTTCGTGGCAGCCCATGAGATCCCCCTGCGACATGGGATGACGGTGGGCGAACTGGCGAGATTGATCGATGCCGAGCGGAACTTCGGCGCAAAGCCCGGCGTGATCCGCTGCGAGGGAGGATCGCCGCTGCGGTGGTTCGACGAGACCGCGCTCCCGTGGCGCGACCCCTCGCCGAACATGCGCAGCGTGACGGCAGCTACGCTCTACCCCGGAGTCGGCCTGCTGGAATTCTGCAAGGTGAGCGTGGGCCGAGGCACCGGAACACCGTTCGAGCTACTAGGCGCACCGTACATTGATGACATGAAGCTGGCGGCGGAGATGAGGAAGGCAAATCTTCCGGGTGTGACTTTCGTACCCGTGAGATTCACTCCGGAGGCAAGCGTCTTCAAGGATCAGGAATGCAGCGGCGTGCGGATGGTGGTGACGGACCGGGATGCCTTCCGCGCTGCGGACCTCGGCATCGCGCTCGCGGCCACTCTTCACCGCCTGCATCCCGC